One Flagellimonas sp. CMM7 genomic region harbors:
- a CDS encoding NAD-dependent epimerase/dehydratase family protein, with product MQKPILILGACGQIGTELTIELRAKYGSENVVASDIREGSESLMASGPFELLDAINYEAIEDVVMHYEIDEVYLMAAMLSATAEKFPMRAWNLNMNSLFNVLNLAKDRKINKIFWPSSIAVFGPNTPKENTSQNTIMEPSTVYGISKQSGERWCEYYFNKFGVDVRSVRYPGLISWKTMPGGGTTDYAVEIYHEALGKGTYTCFLNESTKLPMMYMDDAIRATISLMQSNPEKLSVRSSYNLGSMSFTPKEITQSIQKHIPDFKVTYEPDFRQQIADSWPSSIDDITAKNDWDWEPMFDLDNTTAEMLNNLKKTS from the coding sequence ATGCAAAAACCCATTCTTATTCTTGGCGCTTGTGGCCAAATTGGCACAGAACTTACTATTGAATTAAGAGCTAAATATGGTTCTGAAAATGTTGTTGCCAGTGATATTAGAGAAGGTAGTGAGTCCCTAATGGCTTCTGGTCCTTTTGAGTTATTGGATGCCATAAATTATGAAGCCATTGAAGACGTGGTCATGCATTATGAAATTGATGAAGTATATCTAATGGCGGCTATGTTGAGCGCCACTGCTGAAAAATTTCCAATGCGGGCATGGAATCTAAACATGAATTCCTTGTTTAATGTGCTCAATCTGGCAAAAGACCGAAAAATAAATAAAATCTTCTGGCCCTCCAGTATAGCTGTTTTTGGTCCGAATACCCCAAAAGAGAATACGTCCCAAAATACAATCATGGAACCCAGCACCGTTTACGGAATCAGCAAACAATCTGGAGAACGTTGGTGCGAATATTATTTTAATAAGTTTGGAGTGGATGTACGTAGCGTAAGATATCCAGGTCTAATTAGTTGGAAAACGATGCCCGGTGGAGGCACCACAGATTATGCGGTAGAAATATACCATGAAGCATTAGGAAAAGGAACATACACATGTTTTTTGAATGAAAGCACCAAACTGCCCATGATGTATATGGATGATGCCATTAGAGCAACTATAAGTTTAATGCAAAGCAATCCTGAAAAACTAAGTGTTCGATCATCCTACAACTTGGGAAGCATGAGTTTTACTCCAAAAGAAATAACGCAGAGCATTCAAAAGCACATCCCTGATTTTAAAGTGACCTATGAACCGGATTTTAGACAGCAAATAGCAGACTCATGGCCTAGCAGTATTGATGATATCACTGCAAAAAATGACTGGGACTGGGAACCTATGTTCGATTTGGACAACACAACAGCAGAAATGCTCAATAATTTGAAAAAGACCTCATAA
- the moaC gene encoding cyclic pyranopterin monophosphate synthase MoaC has product MVDITQKQSTYRTAVAQAVVKVSSMVTIDAIKKGTVPKGDVFSISKAAGFLGVKKTADLLPDCHPLPVEHCAIEYEIDGLDITVKVMVKTFYKTGVEVEAMHGASVVALNMYDMLKPIDKGVEIHHIKLLKKTGGKSDIENT; this is encoded by the coding sequence ATGGTTGATATTACACAGAAACAATCTACTTACAGAACAGCAGTTGCCCAAGCCGTTGTAAAAGTAAGCTCCATGGTAACCATAGATGCCATTAAAAAAGGAACTGTGCCCAAGGGAGATGTATTTTCCATTAGCAAAGCAGCTGGTTTTTTAGGAGTAAAAAAGACAGCGGATTTATTGCCAGATTGCCACCCTTTACCTGTTGAGCATTGCGCTATTGAATATGAGATAGATGGTCTGGATATTACGGTAAAAGTCATGGTAAAAACCTTTTATAAAACCGGAGTTGAGGTTGAAGCCATGCACGGAGCCAGTGTAGTTGCACTTAATATGTATGATATGCTAAAACCCATTGATAAAGGGGTTGAAATACATCACATTAAATTGTTGAAAAAGACAGGTGGAAAATCCGATATTGAAAACACATAA
- a CDS encoding molybdenum cofactor biosynthesis protein MoaE, producing the protein MEKKIKNVFRKGAISPDFIANSIAKHQSKTQIGAHDIFLGQVRADEIEGKTVSAIEYTAYEEMANLKFHEIREKTFDTFDITCMHIYHSLGKVGVGEICLFVFVSSPHRRTAFEALEFVVEEIKAHVPVFGKELFEDDSYQWKVNT; encoded by the coding sequence ATGGAAAAGAAAATAAAGAACGTATTCAGGAAAGGCGCTATAAGTCCTGACTTTATAGCAAATTCCATTGCAAAGCACCAATCTAAAACCCAGATAGGGGCGCATGACATTTTTTTGGGTCAGGTACGAGCTGACGAAATAGAAGGCAAAACTGTAAGCGCTATAGAATATACCGCTTATGAAGAAATGGCCAACCTTAAATTCCATGAGATAAGGGAAAAGACCTTTGATACGTTTGACATCACCTGTATGCATATCTATCACAGCTTGGGAAAAGTCGGCGTTGGCGAAATCTGTCTTTTTGTGTTTGTGTCATCACCCCATAGAAGAACAGCATTTGAGGCACTGGAATTTGTAGTCGAGGAAATAAAAGCTCATGTACCTGTTTTTGGAAAAGAGCTTTTTGAAGATGATTCCTATCAATGGAAAGTAAATACCTAG
- a CDS encoding serine hydrolase, giving the protein MKKILKSSSICLLLLITNSCLSLNKKPKPSENLDTNGLITFLDSVTKNEKFSGTILLAKEGKILFENAYGLSDRSRNISNRVNTKFNVASLGKAFTKIAILQLLERGEVNLSATIDTYTSIFPKEVGSKVTIQHLLFHKSGWSHYWNNDYFNTNMSNLRSLDDYMKFIRDIPLEFEPGSQEGYSNTGYEVLGHIIEKVSGMTYDDFVQQNIFDKAGMLNTGLFERDKPLNNAAIGYFDQENKGQLIANTSIIPVKGTPAGGGYSTVNDFLRLENALVKMHLLNERGLKLFFSRSVELSEELPSSVFGIAGGARGASTNWVKHFGTGYSIFVFSNFDMGTARPITDAILEYIENLEANSSK; this is encoded by the coding sequence ATGAAAAAAATACTGAAATCATCTTCAATTTGCTTGCTATTATTGATAACAAACAGTTGTTTAAGTTTAAATAAGAAACCCAAACCCTCAGAGAATCTAGATACAAACGGCCTAATAACCTTTTTAGATAGTGTAACTAAAAACGAAAAGTTCTCTGGCACCATTTTGCTGGCTAAAGAAGGAAAAATACTCTTTGAAAATGCATATGGATTATCAGATAGGAGTAGAAATATTTCAAACAGGGTTAATACAAAATTTAATGTAGCTTCCCTTGGCAAAGCATTTACTAAAATTGCAATCCTGCAACTTCTGGAACGGGGTGAGGTTAATCTTAGTGCAACTATCGACACATATACCAGTATTTTCCCAAAAGAGGTAGGGTCAAAAGTGACTATTCAACATCTTCTTTTTCACAAGAGTGGATGGAGCCATTATTGGAACAATGACTATTTCAATACTAATATGTCTAATCTCAGAAGTCTTGATGATTACATGAAGTTTATAAGAGATATTCCATTAGAGTTTGAACCTGGATCCCAGGAAGGATATAGCAATACTGGTTATGAAGTGTTAGGTCATATTATCGAAAAAGTTTCTGGAATGACTTACGATGATTTTGTTCAGCAGAATATCTTTGATAAAGCAGGCATGCTTAATACTGGCCTTTTTGAACGTGACAAACCCTTGAACAATGCAGCCATTGGGTATTTTGACCAAGAGAATAAAGGTCAGTTGATAGCCAATACCAGTATTATTCCTGTTAAAGGAACTCCTGCTGGAGGAGGTTACTCGACGGTAAATGATTTTCTAAGACTTGAGAACGCACTAGTTAAGATGCATCTGTTAAATGAAAGGGGGTTAAAGCTCTTTTTTAGCCGATCAGTTGAATTAAGTGAAGAACTTCCAAGCAGTGTCTTTGGCATCGCTGGGGGTGCCCGAGGAGCTAGTACAAATTGGGTGAAACACTTTGGAACGGGTTATAGCATCTTTGTATTTTCCAATTTTGATATGGGTACCGCTAGACCCATTACTGATGCTATTTTGGAATACATCGAAAATTTAGAAGCCAATTCTAGTAAATAG
- a CDS encoding nuclear transport factor 2 family protein: MKKVFIAIIALISVIDSHAQLTMDENTAIEKSILNYIENFFENNFDAMNASLHLRLAKRGLNPDGTLSEDFPPEKLKELMLTKPKFDIEHQQNVVENITVYGDMASASLKTGYPKLRWIEYIHLVKQDGSWKIINVFWEFEKRKDKKH; this comes from the coding sequence ATGAAAAAAGTATTTATCGCAATCATCGCATTAATTTCTGTTATAGATTCCCATGCTCAATTGACAATGGATGAGAACACTGCTATAGAAAAATCAATTTTGAACTACATAGAAAATTTTTTTGAAAACAATTTTGATGCGATGAATGCATCGTTACATCTGAGACTGGCCAAAAGAGGACTAAATCCTGACGGTACGTTAAGTGAGGATTTTCCGCCAGAGAAATTAAAAGAACTTATGTTAACAAAGCCAAAGTTTGATATAGAACATCAACAAAATGTTGTCGAAAACATTACAGTATATGGAGATATGGCTAGTGCTAGTCTAAAAACCGGATACCCGAAACTTAGATGGATCGAATATATTCATCTTGTAAAACAAGATGGGAGTTGGAAAATTATTAATGTGTTTTGGGAATTTGAAAAAAGAAAAGATAAAAAACACTAA
- a CDS encoding AraC family transcriptional regulator, with product MTRLKNLSEKNENGRFIFSSCTHFSVSKTTESLSFKIVLSGIEDYKVNGNRYKLGIDKYLIVDKASNLEVTVDDINGVEGICIFPNHNLVNDIFRCGHSSCEDLLGNPFINGDFNILENTFSFKENRAGVFLSSNIPHVIQDHNKSKDIDFDSFYTALIECLVIDQLESQRKLKNLSSIKKSTKVELYRRISNAKDFIDDNYTNRINIDELAKNVFLSKYHFIRSFKSYYEKSPYQYILKLRLEKAQELLSKDYSIRETCSLIGFSDEKNFRKAIKKHAIS from the coding sequence ATGACAAGACTTAAGAATCTTTCTGAAAAAAATGAAAATGGGCGATTCATTTTTTCCAGTTGTACTCATTTTAGTGTTTCGAAAACAACGGAAAGCCTATCTTTTAAAATAGTACTTTCTGGAATTGAAGACTATAAAGTGAATGGCAATAGATACAAACTGGGAATTGACAAATACCTTATCGTTGATAAAGCCTCAAATCTTGAAGTAACCGTTGATGACATAAATGGAGTTGAGGGGATTTGTATTTTCCCTAATCACAATTTAGTAAACGATATATTTAGATGTGGACATAGCTCTTGTGAAGATTTATTGGGTAATCCATTTATAAATGGAGATTTTAATATTTTAGAAAACACTTTTTCTTTTAAGGAAAATAGAGCGGGAGTTTTTTTAAGTAGTAATATCCCGCATGTAATACAAGATCATAATAAAAGTAAAGACATTGATTTTGATTCTTTTTACACAGCACTTATAGAATGCCTAGTCATCGATCAATTGGAGTCGCAACGAAAATTGAAAAATTTGTCATCTATTAAAAAATCCACTAAAGTCGAGTTATATAGGAGAATTTCCAATGCGAAAGATTTTATTGATGATAATTATACCAATAGGATTAATATAGATGAATTAGCAAAAAATGTTTTTTTATCCAAATACCATTTCATTAGATCCTTTAAGTCGTATTATGAAAAATCTCCGTACCAATACATTTTAAAATTGCGGCTGGAGAAGGCTCAAGAATTACTGAGTAAGGATTACTCCATTAGAGAAACGTGCAGTTTAATAGGTTTTTCTGACGAAAAAAACTTCCGAAAAGCGATAAAAAAACATGCTATATCCTAA
- a CDS encoding DUF6730 family protein produces the protein MKKMDDIMELLTDEINGFQKSIKKLEGLSKVLNELKVDTSKLEYHLKEHLRNQESIQSQNTRILNDINRKLKLAKLIPKWQLALLLTFFLVMGLVIGYLSFQVIQLNKKEKAVIMKEKVELQNQQ, from the coding sequence ATGAAAAAAATGGATGACATCATGGAACTGTTGACCGACGAAATCAATGGGTTTCAAAAGTCGATTAAGAAGTTGGAAGGTCTATCCAAGGTCCTAAATGAGTTAAAAGTGGATACTTCAAAGTTGGAATATCATCTAAAAGAACACCTAAGGAACCAAGAGAGCATTCAGTCACAGAATACAAGAATATTAAATGATATCAATCGAAAGCTGAAACTGGCCAAGCTCATACCTAAATGGCAATTGGCACTTCTACTTACCTTCTTTTTAGTAATGGGTCTTGTTATTGGCTATTTGAGTTTTCAAGTGATCCAATTAAATAAAAAGGAAAAAGCTGTCATAATGAAAGAAAAAGTGGAACTTCAAAATCAACAGTAG
- a CDS encoding relaxase/mobilization nuclease domain-containing protein — protein sequence MIGKGKSISHTKASISYGWNQEKDAEIIQSQHLAGENPREITEEFRIVQSQNPRTKKNTLSFVLSPSIEDGNRLSKQELSELAKKFIKAMGLKERQAIAFVHRDKEHTHIHLYANRIGFDGKAYKDSFIGKRSQQKAYEVAREMGLTNARDIQNQRLNQVKQIRYEIKQIHEKVIQSERPKSLDDYIKLMKEKDIKVIPSINKQNKLQGFRFEHKGQNLKGSEVHRSMSGGKLISQISDNLNKGIAQQKNPTLKLAGKAIELSTNIATALAKRFTKKIIKKSIDQGIGI from the coding sequence ATGATTGGGAAGGGAAAATCCATATCACATACCAAGGCTTCCATCTCCTATGGATGGAACCAGGAGAAGGATGCTGAAATCATCCAAAGTCAACATTTGGCCGGGGAGAACCCAAGGGAGATTACGGAAGAATTTAGAATCGTCCAATCACAGAACCCAAGGACCAAGAAGAACACACTGAGCTTTGTGCTGAGCCCTAGTATCGAGGATGGAAACCGATTGTCAAAACAAGAACTAAGTGAACTTGCCAAAAAGTTCATTAAGGCCATGGGCCTAAAAGAAAGGCAGGCCATTGCATTTGTGCATAGGGATAAGGAACATACCCATATCCATTTATATGCCAATAGGATTGGATTTGATGGAAAAGCATACAAGGACAGCTTTATCGGAAAGAGAAGCCAACAGAAAGCCTATGAAGTGGCGAGGGAGATGGGACTGACCAATGCAAGGGACATCCAGAACCAGAGACTTAACCAAGTCAAACAAATCAGATATGAGATAAAACAAATACATGAAAAAGTGATACAATCGGAAAGACCAAAAAGTCTTGATGACTATATCAAACTGATGAAGGAAAAGGATATCAAGGTTATCCCAAGTATTAACAAACAGAATAAACTTCAGGGCTTCCGATTTGAGCACAAAGGACAGAACCTAAAGGGAAGCGAGGTACACCGTTCCATGTCTGGGGGAAAGTTAATATCTCAAATCTCGGACAATCTAAATAAGGGAATAGCACAACAAAAAAACCCTACACTAAAGCTTGCTGGAAAAGCTATTGAACTGAGTACCAATATCGCAACTGCCTTGGCAAAGCGCTTCACTAAGAAAATCATAAAAAAGTCCATTGACCAAGGCATAGGAATTTAA
- the mbpA gene encoding mobilization protein MbpA has product MKKKHIQFRCSIYEKKMLKLKAKRAGLSLSEYCRGSALSHSIIERLTTEQLEYYSMLVKYKNNFKRISNMFKKRDPRLAKEVGELANQIRNHLYNFNR; this is encoded by the coding sequence ATGAAAAAGAAACACATACAGTTCAGGTGCAGTATCTATGAGAAGAAGATGCTAAAGCTCAAGGCCAAAAGGGCAGGACTTTCCCTTTCCGAATATTGCCGTGGTTCTGCCCTTAGTCATAGCATCATCGAACGCTTGACAACAGAACAATTGGAATACTATTCCATGCTGGTGAAATACAAGAACAATTTCAAGCGTATAAGCAATATGTTCAAGAAAAGGGATCCTAGGCTTGCCAAGGAAGTCGGGGAATTGGCCAATCAGATAAGGAACCACCTTTATAACTTCAATAGATGA
- a CDS encoding bifunctional precorrin-2 dehydrogenase/sirohydrochlorin ferrochelatase: MGRNELYPVFLKVNNMKVLIVGGGNIAEEKLTFLLKSSPNAQVEMISPMYREGTVSLAEKHKVKMRKGKYKKRYLKKKHIVVATTDSPEVNEKVYADCRKRSILVNVADNPPYCDFYMGGIVTKGNVKVAISTNGKSPTTAKRLRQFFEDVIPEDIDDLVKNLNEYRKTIKGDFEEKVETLNEFTKGLVNKK, translated from the coding sequence ATGGGGCGTAACGAACTATACCCCGTATTTCTAAAGGTCAACAACATGAAGGTTTTGATTGTGGGTGGTGGCAATATAGCCGAAGAAAAGTTGACTTTTTTACTCAAGTCCAGCCCCAATGCGCAAGTAGAAATGATATCACCCATGTATCGAGAGGGAACGGTCTCGTTGGCCGAAAAGCATAAGGTTAAGATGCGCAAGGGTAAGTACAAAAAGCGCTATCTAAAGAAAAAACATATCGTGGTTGCCACAACAGATAGTCCGGAGGTAAATGAAAAAGTATATGCCGACTGTAGAAAACGTTCGATTTTGGTAAACGTGGCAGATAATCCGCCCTATTGTGATTTTTATATGGGCGGAATAGTCACTAAGGGTAACGTAAAAGTAGCCATTTCAACCAATGGAAAGTCCCCAACTACAGCAAAGCGATTGCGTCAGTTTTTTGAAGATGTGATTCCGGAAGACATTGATGATTTAGTTAAAAATTTAAACGAATACCGAAAGACCATCAAGGGAGACTTTGAAGAAAAAGTCGAGACCTTGAATGAGTTTACCAAGGGTTTAGTCAATAAAAAGTGA
- a CDS encoding histidine kinase: MAKQERPYDNGLHRGLDRETFQRVRKWYIFALAAIAITVIVAQILIQQHLDSQLYDSRVINVAGRQRAYSQKLVKEALQLSSLADSKNYKEVTDALKQTLHVWKVSHLGLQNGNDSIGLPKEENTTILKLFQNLSPHHAAMVMSGEEIVESFQNREDSIVPNIELQLQNILANEQPFLQKMDAIVNEYDAISKQQLQRLKLKEYLLLGVSLLILLLELLFIFRPMSIQIRETISNLIQGKLKSEEDNRQIKKIFKEKEESLHELQELNFAIDNAALFADISMDGSTSFISKKFLNLLGEKEKPTKTHLSEILTQDEGQKQYLREILSFKNKNIRTEEIEITTKLKERIWLEMSIIPIYQSREKQSILILCSDITERKKTQDKVEQLTKQNYEERMKQKQLQASQVVAGQEEERKRIAKDIHDGIGQMLTALRFNIESINPKQKEKTEEKIAYLKKLTSELIKGVRTATFNLTPPELGDHGIFPALQKMTQELSKLTSKKVLFENKAKEPIRFDPLAETNIYRVTQEAVNNAIKYSEANYILVKLNLNEDLLSVVIDDDGKGFDTSILDKPPKNNSEGGMGVFFMKERIGYINGRLFFNSTIGEGTRVTINYKLNQEKELVHGA, translated from the coding sequence ATGGCAAAACAAGAGCGCCCATACGATAATGGATTACACCGCGGTTTAGATAGGGAAACCTTTCAACGTGTTCGAAAGTGGTACATCTTCGCGCTAGCCGCTATCGCCATAACGGTTATTGTTGCACAAATCCTGATTCAACAGCATTTAGACTCCCAATTGTATGATTCTAGGGTCATTAATGTGGCGGGACGACAACGTGCCTACAGTCAAAAACTGGTAAAAGAAGCATTACAGCTTAGTTCACTTGCTGATTCTAAAAACTATAAAGAAGTAACGGATGCCCTAAAACAGACGTTACATGTTTGGAAGGTTTCCCATCTAGGATTACAAAACGGGAATGACAGTATCGGTTTGCCCAAAGAGGAAAACACCACAATTTTAAAACTCTTTCAAAATCTCTCCCCCCATCATGCGGCAATGGTCATGTCGGGAGAGGAAATAGTGGAATCTTTTCAAAATAGAGAAGATTCAATCGTGCCGAATATTGAACTGCAATTGCAGAATATTCTAGCCAATGAGCAGCCCTTTCTTCAAAAAATGGATGCTATTGTGAATGAGTACGACGCCATTAGCAAACAGCAATTACAGCGATTGAAGCTGAAGGAATACTTGCTTTTAGGGGTTTCGCTGTTGATTTTGTTGTTGGAACTTTTGTTCATTTTTCGTCCGATGTCGATTCAGATTCGAGAAACTATTTCCAACCTTATTCAAGGAAAGCTTAAATCTGAAGAGGACAATAGGCAAATCAAAAAGATATTTAAGGAAAAAGAGGAGTCTTTGCATGAACTACAAGAACTGAATTTTGCTATAGACAATGCCGCACTTTTTGCCGACATCTCGATGGATGGTTCCACCTCTTTCATCAGTAAGAAGTTCTTGAACCTATTGGGAGAAAAGGAAAAACCCACGAAAACCCATCTTTCGGAGATATTGACCCAAGATGAGGGGCAAAAGCAGTATCTAAGGGAAATCCTTTCCTTTAAAAACAAAAATATTCGCACTGAAGAGATAGAGATTACCACAAAATTAAAAGAACGCATTTGGTTGGAGATGTCCATAATCCCCATTTACCAATCCCGAGAAAAGCAGAGTATTCTCATTTTGTGTTCCGATATAACCGAGCGCAAAAAGACCCAAGACAAGGTAGAGCAGCTCACCAAGCAGAACTATGAAGAGCGTATGAAACAGAAGCAGTTACAGGCGAGTCAGGTGGTTGCGGGTCAAGAAGAAGAACGAAAACGCATCGCCAAAGATATTCATGACGGTATAGGACAAATGCTTACCGCTTTGAGATTCAATATTGAATCCATTAATCCAAAACAAAAAGAAAAAACTGAGGAAAAAATTGCCTATCTGAAAAAGTTGACCTCAGAGCTCATCAAAGGGGTGCGGACGGCCACTTTTAACCTAACACCACCCGAATTGGGAGACCATGGTATTTTTCCTGCATTACAGAAAATGACTCAAGAACTAAGTAAGCTCACAAGTAAGAAAGTACTATTTGAAAATAAGGCCAAAGAGCCTATTCGTTTTGATCCTTTGGCAGAGACCAATATTTATCGCGTTACCCAAGAGGCTGTGAACAATGCTATTAAATATTCAGAGGCCAACTATATTTTGGTTAAATTAAACTTGAATGAGGATTTGTTGAGTGTGGTCATTGATGATGATGGTAAAGGTTTCGATACTTCAATATTGGATAAGCCACCCAAAAACAATAGTGAAGGAGGAATGGGCGTGTTCTTTATGAAAGAACGAATAGGGTATATCAACGGTAGACTCTTTTTTAACTCTACTATAGGTGAAGGCACTCGGGTGACCATTAATTATAAACTGAACCAGGAAAAAGAATTGGTGCATGGGGCGTAA
- a CDS encoding DUF4202 domain-containing protein: protein MEASQRLTKAFELFDAANSEDPNTEVFQGKTIPKELLYAKRMTAVLNEFEPDTSEALQLTARCQHICRWEIPRESYEMNRVGYLQWRQNLKKFHAKKASEILNKVGYEEELIERVRFLLLKKKLKRDEETQTLEDVICLVFLKYYYAPFLVKHDDDKIISILQKTWRKMSEKGQQAALQLDFSGKGKGLIAKALE, encoded by the coding sequence ATGGAAGCCTCCCAAAGACTGACAAAAGCTTTCGAACTATTTGATGCGGCCAATTCCGAAGACCCGAACACCGAGGTATTTCAGGGGAAAACTATTCCAAAAGAGCTACTTTATGCCAAGCGCATGACTGCTGTTCTCAACGAATTTGAACCTGATACCTCTGAGGCGTTGCAGCTAACCGCACGTTGCCAACATATTTGTCGTTGGGAAATTCCCCGAGAGTCTTATGAGATGAATCGAGTAGGATATTTACAATGGCGCCAAAACCTCAAAAAATTCCATGCTAAAAAAGCCAGTGAAATTCTGAACAAAGTAGGCTATGAAGAAGAATTGATTGAACGGGTCAGGTTTTTATTATTGAAAAAGAAATTAAAGCGAGATGAAGAAACACAGACGTTAGAAGATGTCATATGCCTGGTCTTTCTCAAGTACTATTATGCCCCTTTTTTGGTAAAGCACGATGACGACAAAATTATTTCCATCCTGCAAAAAACGTGGAGAAAAATGTCTGAAAAAGGGCAACAAGCGGCACTACAATTGGATTTCTCTGGCAAGGGAAAAGGTTTGATAGCCAAAGCACTGGAATAA
- the nirD gene encoding nitrite reductase small subunit NirD, with amino-acid sequence MDLVIDQYQSIKEEDVNVWFKVAPISAFPKDGGACVKYKDKQIAVYNFTRKEKWYACQNLCPHKMEMVLSRGMIGDVSRIAKVACPLHKKTFSLETGENLNGDLPAIATYPVKIEDGFVYLGFSEL; translated from the coding sequence ATGGATTTAGTAATAGATCAGTACCAAAGCATTAAAGAAGAAGACGTTAACGTTTGGTTCAAAGTAGCTCCCATAAGTGCATTTCCCAAAGATGGTGGAGCATGCGTGAAATACAAAGACAAACAAATAGCTGTATATAACTTTACACGCAAAGAAAAGTGGTATGCCTGTCAAAATCTGTGCCCCCATAAAATGGAAATGGTACTCTCACGGGGCATGATTGGTGATGTCAGCAGAATCGCCAAAGTTGCTTGTCCGTTGCACAAAAAAACCTTTTCATTGGAAACCGGGGAAAATCTGAACGGAGACCTTCCTGCAATCGCCACCTACCCTGTAAAGATTGAAGACGGTTTTGTGTATCTTGGTTTTTCAGAATTATAA